From the Microtus ochrogaster isolate Prairie Vole_2 chromosome 8, MicOch1.0, whole genome shotgun sequence genome, the window gcctgccactcGGGCGTGCATGCTGCTCTCGGTCATACAAACAGGGATAGCCAAGGCCCTGGACTGGGACTGGAGAATCACAGAGCCTCTTTTCTATCTGTCCTGCTCAGGCTCAGCTTCCCTGGAAGTCCATTATCTGCAAGCTGAAAGCTACCCGTGGGTGGGGACCAGTGGGGAGAATGGCTCCACCTGGTGGCTGTATTTTTACCTGCACCTTTACCACCATGAGGACCTGGGGGTCCTAAGGGGCCTTAATCTCTCCAGGCCTTGAAAATCTCACTAGTATCAGAAGCTGGTGTTTCTGAGGACCCAGAATCCTCCAAAGCTAGCTTCCAGACAGTCTGCAGTCCCTTGTGGACATGTGACAGGCTATCCAGAATGCCTTCGTGATCTACATGCAGTGAGAAGTCTGGCTTCTGTGCCTCTGCCACTTGTTCTTACTGTAAGGGGGAACTTCAGACAAGAAGGGCAAAGAAATGGActcacatatgcaaacacacacgagaaagaaagagagagagagagagagagagagagagagagagagagagagatctcaatGTTACTTGAATTCCAACATTCACGCCGGCTTCACCCTTACCAAATGACGAATGTGGCTTTGTCCACTCAGGGAACCAGACTTGTTTCAGCCCGGCTTCAGCCCTTTTATGCTAGGGACCCTTGAGGAACAACATACCAGCTCCAGCCCACCCGCTCATTCTGCCAGGTGCCACTGGGGGCACTCTGGTTGTCCCCTGTGGACTCCAGCCTAGCAAATGACTTTATAATACCAGACAAGAGTGAAGTTAGTGGAGAGGAAGGCTGTTGAGGCTTGCAGAtcaccccctccctcttcagGGGACCCATCAAGTCTCCATGTCTACCAAATTACAGACTGGGGTCTGAAATTAAGTTATGATCTAGCTGTATGATTCATAGGGCCTGGGGATGAATTTAAAATAGGGTACCTGTGCTCAAATTTGAGGGGTTTCAAGAGATGAGGAGGGCATTCTGCCTAACACTATGACCCTCTCAGGTCCCCACCAGCCTGCTCTCCATTATGGTTTCTTGTAATCACCGTCTGCACCTCTGCTCTAGGGTCATGCCAACTTCAGGGCCCCAGCCTCGGGCCATCCCTGGAAAGCTCATGGACCCACGTGTGCAGCATCCCTACAGGGAGACCTGGGAGACAGAACCTGGTCCCCTCCGATTGTCTACCCACGATCACTGAAGGGTGGATGTTTCTGGGCTTTCTGAGCTATGACTGCCTCTCTCCAGTCTGCCAGGTAGTGAGGTGCTGATGTTGCAGGAGGGGGTGTCTTTGGAATCATGTTGGGGATTTCAGGCTGAGGGTACAGGAGAGAGAGGATCTGACCCCACAATTACTCACTCCTGGAGAGGTAGACTGCTTTAGTAACTTGTATGTAGTCTGGGCTTAGACATGGCCGGAGGGGTAGCAGGCTCTTGTCGCACAGTGGGGTAGACTCAAGTTAGAAAGTTCTGGCCAGCAGCTGCCATCTAGGGAAGCtgcgggggcggggagggaggctAGGGAGATCTGAGTTCATGGAGTTGCAGTagttcccagcccccagctgGGGATCCCACCTTTCCTGCTCATGGTGGAAGAAGCCAGCCTGGCGGGTGTGTACCCTCCTCAGGCCCTGGGCAGGTGGGATTCAGAGGCCAAGGCAGCTAGCTTCAtggcctcctccttcccactcccatGCCAAGGGTGGCCAAGCAGGCAGGTAGGCAAGTTTAGGCCGGCATTGATTCAGCGTGGAGGAATGTTCAGgctctccctgcccctgcctgcccccGCCTCGCCCTCATCCCCAGGCACTGCTGGCCTGGTGCCCATGCCAGCAAAGCTCCTTCAGCCTAGGCTTGCTGGAGCGCATGCCCAGTTGCTGGTGGCTTTATGCCCCAGCTCCCTCCCACATGACCTCATGGCCCAAGCTGCTCTTGGCTCTGAGGCTACAGTTAACTGGACTACCTGGTAGAACGTGGTACGTCTTTGGAATGCAGGGGGCTATGATGGGTCCTCCTCAGGAAATGAGACACCCCTAAAAAAATCCTCTGAGTccaagaaaaaaaggacaaagttCCTCCTGCAATGTGTGTTGGTTCCAGTGAGCAAGGGTCAGCAAAAGCAGGTACCAGACTGCCCAGGCTTGGCCTAGTtggctggggctggagactgGGAAAAGTGGCAAAAggccagtctctctctgcctagctTCCAGACTAGCACCCTTGCCCCTGGCCACCTCGGCTGCCTTCTGATCTAGGGAGAACTCAGTAGTTGCTGCTGCCAGCCGAAGAGGCAGTACACCACGGTCAAAGGGCCATCCCTCAAGTGACCTGGATTCCGCAGTTACCTCCTCCAAgccaacagaggcaggaagatggggcGTGTCCCAGACCCCCGCAGCACCTCAGCCCCAGTTGACACCACTGCTGAGCCCAGTCTCATTCCAGACCTCATTACCAGGATCCCCTGTGAGTGGTTGGAACCCCAAGAGTGGTGTGGGCATGGTCCGGGCTAGTAGACTAGTCCAGTCCAGTCTAGGTCCAGATTGTCTAGAGAGGCATTTCAGCAGCCTGTACCCTTGGCCCAGGGCCCCGCTGGGAACTCTTTATCATCGTTCTTGCTGCTGGAGTCCTCCTGGTCTCTTGTCTGCTCTGTGGTGTCTACTGCTGTTGCCGCCGCTGCCAACGCCGCAGGAAGCAGCCCAAAGACAAAGAAGCTGTGGGCCTGGGCAGTGCTCCCAGCAGCACCACTACTCACCTGGTGAGGAGCGGAGACCTGTGTCTACCTGTGCCCAATCCTGTACTGGCTCACTGCAGGGAGGGGAATGCAAGGTCCAGGCTAGGGAGTTCAGGGCAGCCCTGGCAGGCCTTCCtggcagaggaaggagatgagCAAAGGTGATGGGGGAGGAGGCGTTCAGGAAGCAAGCAGATGCTGGTCCATGGGTTATTGGAAGCTCCAGTAGCAGTACGATGTATATCATGTCCGAAGTAGATATGGCTGGTCTCAGGGAGCTGCGCTGAGGATATGAGCCATTGTGTGGGCTGGCCTGCTGCTGGTGGTTTGACCTATATTATGAGAGCCCAGGCCTCCAGTTGAGGATTGGTCTCAACCATACTTATCTGAccacccctccacccaccccaggTTCAACCAGATGTGGACTGCCTGGAGCCCTGCTCTGGGGGGCCGCAACAGTGGGGACGGCTGCTGCTCTCACTGGAGTATGATTCTGGAAGCCAGGAGGTAAGTCCCATTCAGGACGTCCAGAGGCTCTGTAGTTGATGGAGGGTGTGTGTGATGGGTGAAGTGCCCGGTAGAGGGGAATGTGGGAAGaggacccctcccccaacacacactcagGCTGAGCCAACCCACTGGACTCCAGATTAGGGTGGGCCTGAGGCAGGCCGAAAACCTGAAGGCCGAGGGCACAGCAGACCCCTACGCCTGCGTCAGCATTTCCACTGAGGCTGGGAGAAGACATGAGACAAAGGTGCACCGGGGGACTCTCTGTCCCATGTTTGAAGAGACATGCCACTTCTCAGTAAGTCTGACCTGGGTAGGCAGAGCGGGCTGGGGCCAGAGCAGTAGGACCCATCTCACAGCCCTGCCTGCAGGTCCCACCAGCAGAGCTGCCCGGGGCCACCCTGAAGGTGCAGCTGTTGGATTTCAAGCGGTTCTCGGAACACGAGCCTCTGGGGGAGCTCCAGCTATCCTTGGGCACTGTAGACCCTCAGCATGTCCTGGAGAACTGGTACCAGCTGGGCCCTCCTGGTACCACTGAGGTAAGCCTGGCTGGCAGGGGCCCAGACCCTGCCTGTGCCGTAGGGGTGACCAAGGTCTGGGCACTGTACCTGCTGATTCCCAAACCCCAAGGGCAAAGATGACCCTCTCAGCTGCGGCCCTGTCTTGTTGCTCACAGCCTGAGCAGATGGGGGAGCTGTGCTTCTCACTGCGCTACGTGCCCACCTCAGGCCGCCTGACTGTGGTTGTGCTGGAGGCTCGGGGTTTGAATCCAGGGATTTCAGGTAAGAGCTGTATGGGGGTGGACAGAGGGCTGGGCCCTTGTGCTCAACCTTCCCATGTGCGTGTATGGGACACACCCCTCTTGAACTTTCTTGTCCATGCAGAACCCTTTGTAAAGGTCCAGCTCATGTTAAAccagaggaaatggaagaagaagaaaacatcctCTAAGAAGAACACAACTATGCCCTACTTCAACGAGGCCTTCACCTTCCTGGTTCCCTTTAGCCAGCTCCAGGTGAGGAGCGGGGAGAAAGGGCAGAGTGGCCTAGGACTTTGTGCTGGGTCAGACTGACAAAACTGACAGCCCTTTCCCATTCCATGTCTGCAGAGTGTGGACCTGGTGCTGGCTGTCTGGGCCCATGGCCTGCAGCTCCGGGCTGAACCTGTGGGCAAGGTGTTGCTGGGTTCCCGGGCTTCGGGTCAACCCCTGCAGCACTGGGCAGATATGTTGGCCCATGCCAGGCGACCCATCGCCCAGTGGCACCACCTGCAGTCCCCCAGGGAGGTGGATCGTGCTTTGGCCCTGAAGCCTCGCCTCCCCCTGCCTAGGCCTCGCTCCTAAAAGAACCCTAATGGAGCTTCAGTTTCCCCTAATGGAGCTGTGGGCATTTGTCCAGGCTCTTCTGAGCTTTCTGTAATAAATGCCTTCTCTTTCCCACTCATGTGCCCTGCTGGAGCCCTGTGAGGAGAACCTGAGACACAAGGTGGGCTCCACCTTGGCACCACTGTCCTCTCAAGGATGGGGTAGGGTGCTCTGGACAGTTCTGCCAGTCCTGAGCCTCTGCTCAAGGCCTGATTACTAGGTCTTCCCTGGGAGATGGCAGCATCCTCTCTGGCACCCAGGGGTGGCAGAGGAGCAGGGGATTAGAGCTGACCCTGTGGGGACAaagtgggagactgggaggagtagCGTGTAGAGACAGTGTGGG encodes:
- the Syt8 gene encoding synaptotagmin-8; the encoded protein is MCLLAARQLFLEKGRQCTDCLYLLQANRGRKMGRVPDPRSTSAPVDTTAEPSLIPDLITRIPWPRWELFIIVLAAGVLLVSCLLCGVYCCCRRCQRRRKQPKDKEAVGLGSAPSSTTTHLVQPDVDCLEPCSGGPQQWGRLLLSLEYDSGSQEIRVGLRQAENLKAEGTADPYACVSISTEAGRRHETKVHRGTLCPMFEETCHFSVPPAELPGATLKVQLLDFKRFSEHEPLGELQLSLGTVDPQHVLENWYQLGPPGTTEPEQMGELCFSLRYVPTSGRLTVVVLEARGLNPGISEPFVKVQLMLNQRKWKKKKTSSKKNTTMPYFNEAFTFLVPFSQLQSVDLVLAVWAHGLQLRAEPVGKVLLGSRASGQPLQHWADMLAHARRPIAQWHHLQSPREVDRALALKPRLPLPRPRS